The genomic window GCTGTATCTGCCTTGGGAGTCGTAGAGTAACGCTAGGTTGTTGAGGCTAGAGGCGACATCTGGATGTTCTTCTCCGAGCAGCTTACGCCAGAGTTCCAATGCTTGCATGTACAACGGTTCGGCTTCGCTGTATCTGTCTTGAGAGTAGTAGAGTAACGCTAGGTTGTTGAGGCTAGAGGCGACATCTGGATGTTCTTCTCCGAGCAGCTTGCGCCTGAGCGCCAAAGCTTGGATGTAAAGGGGTTTGGCTTCGTTATATTTTTCTTGGGACTTGTAGAGTGCCGCTAGGTTGTTCAGGCTAGTGGCGACATCTGGATGTCCATCTCCGAGCAGTTGACGCCAGAGTGCCAAAGCTTTGATGTAAAGGGGTTTGGCTTCGCTGTATCTGCCTTGGGAGTAGTAGAGTAACGCTAGGTTGTTTAGGCTTTGTGCGACATCTGGATGTTCATCTCCGAGCAGCTTGCGCGAGAGTGCTAAAGCTTGGATGTAAAGGGGTTCAGCTTCGCTGTATCTACCTTGGGAACGATAGAGTGACGCTAGGTTGTTAAGGCTAGAGGCGATATCTGGATGTTCATCTCCAAGCAGCTTGCGCCAGAGTGCCAATGCTTGGATGTAAAGGGGTTCGGCTTCGCTGTATCTGCCTTGGGAACGATAGAGTAACGCTAGGTTATTAAAACTTTGTGCGACATCTGGATGTTCATTTCCAAGCAGCTTGTGCCTGAGTGCTAAAGCTTGGATGTAAAGGGGTTCGGCTTCGCTGTATCTGCCTTGGGAGTCGTAGAGTGACGCTAGGTTGTTAAGGCTAGAGGCGATATCTGGATGTTCATCTCCAAGCAGCTTGCACCTAAGTGCTAAAGCTTGGATGTAAAGGGGTTCGGCTTCGCTGTATTTGCCTTGGGAGTAGTAGAGTAACGCTAGGTTATTAAAAATTTGTGCGACATCTGGATGTTCATCTCCGAACAGTTGACGCCAGAGTGCCAATGCTTGGATATAAAGGGGTTCGGCTTCGCTGTATCTGCCTTGAGAGTAGTAGAGATACGCTAGGTTGTTGAGGCTTTGTGCAACATCTGGATGTTCATCTCCGAGCAGCTTACGCCAGAGTTCCAATGCTTGGATGTAAAGGGGTTCGGCTTCGCTGTATCTGCCTTGAGAACGATAGAGTGACGCTAGGTTGTTAAGGCTAGAGGCGACAGATGGATGTTCATCTCCCAAGTGTTTTTTAGCGACTTCTAGACATTGTTTAAACCAGGGTAAACCCTGGTTATATAAACCTTGAGCATTATAAAATGTAGCGTTGCCGTAGAAAGGCCAAAGTAAATCATCATCACTAACGTATTGAATGAGATGATTCACTACTTCACCTATATGAGGAATAGCGGGAGAAACTGCGGTGATTTCCTTAAGAGTGGGCGAGTTAGGAATCTCTTTGGCAACTGCTACCATTACCTCGCAAAGCGATCGCTTTAATTCCTCACCCTTATCTAAACTTGTAAGCTTATATTGAAAAAACTCCCGTAGCAGTGGATGTAATTGATAGCTCCCCTCACCTTTACGTTGGAGTAAATGCAGATTCAGCAAGCGATCATCTCTAATTTCTTCTAACTCTCCCTCGTATTCTTCTGTTACACACTGTTCTACCAACTTCCAAGGTATGGGTGCGGCTGCAAATAAACTCAATAAACAGCCCAATTGTTTATCGTTGTCTTCTAATTCCTGCCAACTCAACTCAAAGGCTGCTAACACACCTCGTTGTGCTGTCATGTCGGCTTCCAACTTAGATTTAGAGAGGGAACGCTCATCTAGTCGCTTGTTCTCCAACCGCCGCAACATTTCTGTTAGAGATAAATCCTGTTTCCGCGCCAGATAGCGCCCCACTAATTCCACACCCAAAGGTAAATATCCCAGCCACTCACACAACTGATTTGCTATAACTAATTCTCGCTCAATTCGCTCTGGTGTTTCTTTGAGTAAAGATTTTAATAACTTTAAGGCTGCTTCTGGTTGCAGCACATCTAAAGATAACTGTGCGATGCGTCCCCACTTCTGGCGTGTAGTCATCAACACTTTAAACCGAGAAGGTAGCGACTGTAAGTAAGGCTTGACTTGCTCGTAGTCGGTGACATCATCCAGCACTAGCAGCACCTCACCTTCACGCCAACGCCGCCAACAGTATTGCACTTGCGCGGGTAAATCCAAATCCTCTGGCGGCTTTAAATCAAGCTGCGTTCTAGCAAACTGCACAACTTGAATGCCCACATCCTCAGTTTTTGCCAGCAACCAGCAAAGCCCACCGTTATATGTTTCGCGTTGCTGGATGGCATATTGCAGGGCGAGTTCTGTTTTACCAACTCCACCCATCCCAGCGATCGCTGCGATCGCTACTTGTTTATTATCCTGCAAAAGTTGATGGAGGTTTTGCAATTCTTCCTCACGCCCGACAAATTCCACCACCCCACTCAGGGGTAAATTTTGCGGTATTTCAGTAGAGGGATTTGACTTTACCCGTTCCCCTTGGGGCGACTTTAGTCAGAAGTTTAAGGTATTACCAGAAATAGTATTAATTCCACCTTTAATATTTATCCCCTGCCAATTTTCAATAATAGTGTTCGTCAGTTGAGGTTGTGCCTCATTGGCTACAGCTTCCACAGCTTGAGCAATCTCAGGATCTTTGTTCGCCGCTTCCTCGACTCGCTGTCCAATAAGATAAGCCTGACTGTAATCTAAAGGTTGTGTTTTTGCTTGTTCGATAACCTTCGCCGTGCTAGGTTCCTTGCGTTTGAGCAGAACTAACAATTTTTCGCCTTCATCCCAAGCCTTTTCGCCGATGATTTCACCAGTTTTTTCAAAGGCTTTGGTGATTACCAAGGTTGCGATCGCAGCTGCTGTCAGTGATACTGGCTCCATAAGTCTGCCAAAATACACGAGATTTTACTTATGGTTCTCAGTCTAACAGTCTCTAAATATGTAAGGGAGAACAAATAGTAAAAAATTATAAAGAATACAGCCAAGGCGAATGGAATTCGCGGCTACACAAACAAAGTCCGCCTCCACGGACTAAGGAAAAATTGAGGCTTTGGAACCCACGGAGGTGGGTTTTGTTTGTCTGTGTAGATGCGGTTTCTAACCGCCCTTTTAACCGCCCTTTTAAATATTAAGGGACGACTTCTACAGGTGAAATCGTCCCTCTCAACTTATAAAAGTGAAATATTCCCTATCTGCTTACCCTGAAAGGTTCAACCCACTCATCCCAAGAGCGATCGTAGCCATCATAAGTAACTTTATAAAGATTGTTACTAACTTCTAAAACCTGTCCTTGATACCATATCCCCTTCCACAAAATTCTTACTGAATCTCCCGTTTGAAATGATGGGCGAAAGCGTGAATATCCAACCCATTCATTGCAGGAGCTATCATAACCGTCGTAGGTAATATAGCACTGATCATCATTAATATTAAGAACTGTTGCCGGATACCATTCTTCCTGCCAAAGAACCTCAGCCTTTTGTCCCACAGCATAGGGTGAAGCAGCAAAACCACTAGGAATCAATGTTCCTACCCAAGCTTCCCTGATCTTCATGGCAAACAATACTCTGTTTTTCATAATTTTTTCTATCCTCAATCAGTAAAACCGAATTTTGATGATGATTTCTGGAAATCTCATTCAAAATTTGCCACTAACTGTTACTATCTTTATGGAATTAAATTAGCGATCGCCTCAGCAAAAATTATGATTTTCCGCCGCTAGTTGTGAAGATATCGCTGAAGTATTCCGTATTTAAAATTAACAACAGTTACCGATTTTACTTAATTGAAATTCTCAGATCCCCGACTTTTTCGAGAAGTCGAGGATCTTGTTGTTCGTGTTAATACTGATAATCGGACTTTACAGTTTATTGATATTTTTGAAATTACCGGATCTCAATCTAATTTCATAAAGTCCTAGCAAACCCGCTGCTACTAGCAAAGGTAAGAAATAGTAGACTCCCCGATAAGCCAGCAATGAACCCAAAATTGCTGCACCAGAAACTTTTGAGGAGAGAATCAGCAAAATTATAGTTTCAAACACTCCCAAACCACCGGGGACATTACTAACAACACCTGCAAACATCGCTAGTAAGTAGATTCCCAAAAAATCTAGATAGGACAAAGATATATTAGCAGGAAGCACAGCATAAAGAACTGCCGCGGCCAAAATCCAGTCAAAGCTTGAAATTGCTATCTGTGCAAGGGATATTTTAAAAGAAGGAAATCGAAATTCTTGTCCACGAATTATTAACGGTTGTTTAATAAGAATACTTCCTAGCAAATAGATAGCTACCAATAGCAGAAAAATCACGCCGATGGGACGCACAGTGGTAAAAGGTAAATGTAGTTGAGTGGGAATTTTCAGGGGGTTGACAAGGAACAAGAAACC from Nostoc sp. UHCC 0926 includes these protein-coding regions:
- a CDS encoding agenet domain-containing protein, with translation MKNRVLFAMKIREAWVGTLIPSGFAASPYAVGQKAEVLWQEEWYPATVLNINDDQCYITYDGYDSSCNEWVGYSRFRPSFQTGDSVRILWKGIWYQGQVLEVSNNLYKVTYDGYDRSWDEWVEPFRVSR
- a CDS encoding tetratricopeptide repeat protein, which codes for MVEFVGREEELQNLHQLLQDNKQVAIAAIAGMGGVGKTELALQYAIQQRETYNGGLCWLLAKTEDVGIQVVQFARTQLDLKPPEDLDLPAQVQYCWRRWREGEVLLVLDDVTDYEQVKPYLQSLPSRFKVLMTTRQKWGRIAQLSLDVLQPEAALKLLKSLLKETPERIERELVIANQLCEWLGYLPLGVELVGRYLARKQDLSLTEMLRRLENKRLDERSLSKSKLEADMTAQRGVLAAFELSWQELEDNDKQLGCLLSLFAAAPIPWKLVEQCVTEEYEGELEEIRDDRLLNLHLLQRKGEGSYQLHPLLREFFQYKLTSLDKGEELKRSLCEVMVAVAKEIPNSPTLKEITAVSPAIPHIGEVVNHLIQYVSDDDLLWPFYGNATFYNAQGLYNQGLPWFKQCLEVAKKHLGDEHPSVASSLNNLASLYRSQGRYSEAEPLYIQALELWRKLLGDEHPDVAQSLNNLAYLYYSQGRYSEAEPLYIQALALWRQLFGDEHPDVAQIFNNLALLYYSQGKYSEAEPLYIQALALRCKLLGDEHPDIASSLNNLASLYDSQGRYSEAEPLYIQALALRHKLLGNEHPDVAQSFNNLALLYRSQGRYSEAEPLYIQALALWRKLLGDEHPDIASSLNNLASLYRSQGRYSEAEPLYIQALALSRKLLGDEHPDVAQSLNNLALLYYSQGRYSEAKPLYIKALALWRQLLGDGHPDVATSLNNLAALYKSQEKYNEAKPLYIQALALRRKLLGEEHPDVASSLNNLALLYYSQDRYSEAEPLYMQALELWRKLLGEEHPDVASSLNNLALLYDSQGRYSEAEPLYMQALDIFQRRLGANHPNTVTVRENLVYLRDRLSQNPE
- a CDS encoding lysylphosphatidylglycerol synthase domain-containing protein; its protein translation is MLKKLQHNFSTLFGLLLLVLSLWAIANELREYNYLDILNSLAAIPKSRLSWAIWLTALGYLVMIGYDILGFSYINRSLSWNKIALTNFISSAFSNTIGFALLTGSAIRYRFYASWGVSAVAIAQVIAFANFTFWLGMFAVAGFLFLVNPLKIPTQLHLPFTTVRPIGVIFLLLVAIYLLGSILIKQPLIIRGQEFRFPSFKISLAQIAISSFDWILAAAVLYAVLPANISLSYLDFLGIYLLAMFAGVVSNVPGGLGVFETIILLILSSKVSGAAILGSLLAYRGVYYFLPLLVAAGLLGLYEIRLRSGNFKNINKL